The Blautia hydrogenotrophica DSM 10507 genome window below encodes:
- a CDS encoding GTP pyrophosphokinase, with product MTNEQYYDFIQPYQNANAIMRMKLEVLNHNLYLKSSEPIHHIQERVKEKKSIEEKLERMNYSDSVQNAKDHLLDVAGIRVICYFVDDIHNLVNALKRHVELIVIREKDYITNPKPNGYRSFHMIVGVPVYYLDTMEYFPVEIQFRTMAMDFWASMEHRICYKKQPEHREELAAAFQQYAKVLENIEEQFEAYNETGRLGDVNEPEIPWWQMLAQEAEREMQTTESEYLEIEERRM from the coding sequence ATGACAAACGAACAGTATTATGATTTTATACAGCCCTACCAGAACGCGAACGCGATTATGAGGATGAAGCTGGAGGTGCTTAATCATAACCTATATTTGAAATCCTCAGAGCCGATTCACCATATCCAGGAGCGGGTGAAAGAAAAAAAGAGTATTGAAGAGAAGTTGGAGAGGATGAATTATTCAGACAGTGTACAAAACGCAAAGGATCATCTGTTGGATGTGGCTGGTATCCGGGTAATTTGTTATTTTGTGGATGATATTCATAACCTTGTGAATGCTCTAAAACGTCATGTGGAGCTAATTGTGATTCGGGAGAAAGACTATATCACGAATCCAAAACCCAACGGATACCGAAGCTTCCACATGATCGTGGGTGTGCCGGTATATTATTTGGATACTATGGAATATTTCCCAGTGGAGATACAGTTTCGGACCATGGCGATGGATTTTTGGGCCAGCATGGAGCATAGAATCTGCTACAAAAAGCAGCCGGAGCACAGAGAAGAACTGGCGGCAGCTTTTCAGCAGTATGCGAAGGTGCTGGAGAACATAGAAGAACAGTTTGAAGCCTACAACGAGACGGGAAGGCTAGGAGATGTGAATGAGCCGGAGATTCCTTGGTGGCAGATGTTGGCGCAGGAAGCTGAGAGAGAAATGCAGACTACGGAATCAGAATACTTGGAAATTGAGGAGAGACGGATGTAA
- a CDS encoding DUF1015 domain-containing protein gives MATFRPFAALRPTKELAKQVAALPYDVVTRKEAEELGKENPYSFLHVDRAEIDLGPAVDPYSSKVYEKARENLERMKKEGVYQKDSIPCYYIYQQQMGEYIQTGLVGCASIDDYLNHVVKRHELTREEKEEDRIRHVDTCDANTGPIFLTGRFSDELIDLMDHWMTVHEAEYDFQEEDGIFHRVWKIQDPEAIKSIWKMTGQISSFYIADGHHRAASAVKVGRKRRQEHPDYTGEEEFNYFLSVLFPCRRMKILPYNRLVKDRNGMDEKTVLSRVKENFELLYFPGLPCKPTERHCFGMYMGGQWYHLRARENSYNQEDPIASLDVSILQENLLAPVLGIEDPRTDERIKFVGGIKGLKELENMADENGGIAFAMYPTTIDELIEIADAGEIMPPKSTWFEPKLRSGLFIHSLSE, from the coding sequence ATGGCAACATTCAGACCGTTTGCTGCTCTTCGGCCCACGAAAGAGTTGGCGAAGCAAGTGGCGGCTTTACCCTATGATGTGGTGACCAGAAAAGAGGCAGAAGAACTCGGAAAGGAGAATCCTTATTCGTTTCTTCATGTGGACAGAGCGGAGATTGATTTGGGTCCGGCTGTGGACCCATATTCCTCTAAAGTGTATGAGAAAGCCCGTGAAAATTTAGAGAGGATGAAGAAGGAGGGGGTCTATCAAAAAGATTCGATTCCCTGTTACTATATCTATCAGCAGCAGATGGGAGAGTACATACAGACTGGTCTCGTAGGCTGTGCCTCCATCGATGATTATCTGAACCATGTGGTGAAACGCCATGAATTGACCAGAGAAGAGAAAGAGGAAGACCGTATTCGCCATGTGGATACCTGCGATGCCAATACGGGGCCGATTTTTTTGACAGGCCGGTTTTCTGATGAACTGATCGATCTCATGGACCATTGGATGACTGTTCATGAGGCGGAATATGATTTCCAGGAGGAAGATGGCATTTTTCACAGAGTCTGGAAAATCCAGGATCCAGAAGCCATAAAGAGTATCTGGAAAATGACTGGACAGATCAGCAGCTTTTATATTGCGGATGGCCATCACAGGGCCGCGTCGGCGGTGAAAGTGGGGAGAAAGAGAAGACAAGAACACCCAGATTACACCGGAGAGGAAGAATTTAATTATTTTCTCTCCGTGCTCTTCCCTTGCAGGCGCATGAAAATTCTACCGTATAATAGATTGGTCAAGGACCGCAATGGGATGGATGAGAAGACTGTTTTAAGCCGAGTGAAAGAAAACTTTGAGCTTTTGTATTTTCCAGGACTTCCGTGTAAACCCACGGAGCGCCATTGCTTTGGTATGTACATGGGCGGACAGTGGTATCATCTGAGGGCGAGGGAGAATTCCTATAATCAGGAAGACCCAATTGCAAGTCTGGATGTCTCGATTTTACAGGAAAATCTGTTGGCGCCGGTTCTGGGAATCGAGGACCCGCGGACAGATGAGAGAATCAAATTCGTCGGCGGAATTAAGGGATTAAAAGAGTTGGAGAATATGGCAGACGAAAATGGTGGTATTGCATTTGCCATGTATCCCACAACGATTGACGAGCTGATTGAGATTGCGGATGCAGGTGAAATTATGCCTCCCAAGTCCACATGGTTTGAGCCGAAGCTAAGAAGTGGATTGTTTATCCATTCGTTAAGTGAATAA
- a CDS encoding MATE family efflux transporter — protein MQIHQTDFSTGSVQRNIVEVAVPMIAAQLLNLTYNIVDRIYIGRIAGEGTLALTGVGLCFPLITLITAFSLLYGNGGAPLCAIERGKGDEKEAQMLMGNTFAMLVLTGMVLTVLGLLFYRSVLYAFGASDVTFPYAQEYIRIYLLGTIFVMIVLGMNNFLSAQGFGNMSMLTVLIGAVLNIILDPIFIFALHQGVRGAAIATIISQGCSAVWVLRFLTGSKAQLRLTRESMRLQWQRIRKIVSLGMSGFIMAFTNGLVQVACNSTLQSFGGDLYVGVMTILNSVREIFTMPVQGLTNGASPVMSFNYGEKAYGKVKAGIRFTAIVCIVYTFAAWLVVKLFPEIFIRIFNGDAALVQASTPALHIYFFGFCFMALQFSGQSVFVALGKAKKATFFSLFRKAVIVVPLTLWLPHVGNLGVLGVYWAEPISNLIGGSACFITMLATVLPELKDSKKIARR, from the coding sequence ATGCAGATACATCAGACAGATTTTTCTACAGGAAGTGTGCAGAGAAATATCGTAGAAGTGGCGGTTCCGATGATAGCCGCTCAGCTTTTGAACTTAACCTACAATATAGTGGACAGAATCTATATTGGACGAATTGCCGGCGAGGGGACTTTGGCCTTGACAGGGGTAGGACTTTGTTTTCCTTTGATTACCTTAATCACGGCGTTTTCACTGCTGTATGGCAACGGTGGGGCACCTCTGTGCGCGATTGAGAGGGGCAAAGGGGATGAAAAAGAGGCTCAGATGCTGATGGGGAATACCTTTGCGATGCTGGTACTGACCGGCATGGTCCTGACGGTTTTAGGGCTGCTCTTTTACCGGTCTGTGCTGTATGCATTTGGGGCCAGCGATGTAACTTTTCCATATGCACAGGAGTATATTCGAATCTACCTTCTTGGAACCATCTTTGTGATGATTGTCTTGGGAATGAATAATTTCCTGAGTGCTCAGGGATTTGGAAACATGAGTATGTTGACTGTGCTGATCGGGGCGGTGTTGAATATTATACTGGACCCAATTTTTATTTTTGCGTTGCACCAGGGAGTCAGGGGCGCGGCGATTGCTACGATTATCTCCCAGGGCTGTTCGGCTGTCTGGGTTCTGCGATTTCTGACGGGCTCGAAGGCGCAGTTACGCCTTACACGTGAAAGTATGAGGCTTCAGTGGCAGAGAATTCGAAAGATTGTCTCCCTGGGAATGTCAGGTTTTATTATGGCGTTTACCAATGGTTTGGTGCAAGTGGCGTGCAACTCTACCTTGCAGAGCTTTGGGGGAGATTTGTATGTGGGTGTTATGACGATCTTGAATTCTGTCAGAGAGATCTTTACGATGCCCGTTCAGGGTCTGACCAACGGTGCGTCCCCGGTCATGAGTTTTAACTACGGAGAGAAGGCCTATGGAAAGGTCAAGGCGGGAATCCGGTTTACGGCGATAGTCTGTATTGTCTATACATTTGCGGCGTGGCTGGTTGTGAAACTGTTTCCAGAAATTTTTATCCGCATTTTTAATGGAGATGCAGCTTTGGTCCAGGCGAGTACCCCGGCGCTTCATATTTATTTTTTTGGTTTTTGTTTTATGGCTTTGCAGTTTTCTGGACAGAGTGTGTTTGTGGCTTTAGGGAAGGCGAAGAAAGCCACTTTTTTCTCGCTGTTTCGAAAGGCAGTGATTGTAGTTCCTTTGACTTTGTGGCTCCCTCATGTGGGAAATTTGGGAGTTTTGGGTGTTTACTGGGCAGAGCCGATCTCGAATTTGATCGGCGGCAGCGCCTGTTTTATAACCATGTTGGCTACGGTTTTACCGGAGCTGAAAGACTCGAAAAAAATTGCTAGGAGGTAA
- a CDS encoding histidine phosphatase family protein has protein sequence MLKLFLLRHSQTEGNKKKRYIGVTDEPLCQEGIDLLKRAVYPRAQAVFVSPMRRCVQTAGILYPDCGLHIIEELRECDFGEFENKSYLELSDNENYQRWVDSGGMLPFPKGESREEFQRRTLRGFQRAVACCMKNHWEEAALVIHGGSIMNILEAYGIPQKEFYQWQVDNGCGYQVEVDYYLWKKGKRSLHVIDRLPIQ, from the coding sequence ATGCTTAAGCTATTTTTGCTGCGTCATTCTCAGACGGAAGGAAATAAAAAGAAACGCTATATCGGGGTGACAGACGAACCCTTGTGCCAGGAGGGAATTGACCTCTTAAAGAGGGCGGTTTATCCCAGAGCACAGGCGGTCTTTGTCAGTCCCATGAGACGGTGTGTGCAGACTGCTGGGATTCTCTATCCGGATTGTGGACTGCACATTATAGAGGAACTAAGAGAATGTGATTTCGGAGAGTTTGAAAATAAAAGTTATCTGGAATTGTCGGATAACGAAAACTACCAAAGATGGGTGGACAGCGGGGGAATGCTGCCATTTCCTAAAGGAGAGAGCCGGGAGGAATTTCAGCGGCGGACTCTGAGAGGATTTCAAAGAGCGGTGGCCTGCTGTATGAAAAATCACTGGGAAGAGGCTGCGCTGGTCATTCATGGCGGTTCCATCATGAATATCCTGGAAGCCTACGGCATACCCCAGAAGGAATTCTATCAGTGGCAGGTAGACAATGGCTGCGGCTATCAGGTGGAAGTGGACTACTATCTCTGGAAAAAGGGGAAGAGAAGTCTTCACGTAATTGACAGGCTTCCCATACAATAG
- a CDS encoding bifunctional adenosylcobinamide kinase/adenosylcobinamide-phosphate guanylyltransferase: protein MELIVGGAFQGQLEYAKKLHPECEWQDGASCSWEELCAAKGVYNFQEFIRRALKDERDVAELAKELLVCNGELLIVSDEVGYGVVPIDAFERRYRETVGRVCTELAAASSRVHRVICGIGTVIKDA, encoded by the coding sequence ATGGAATTGATTGTGGGAGGAGCATTTCAGGGACAGTTGGAGTATGCGAAAAAGCTGCACCCGGAATGTGAATGGCAAGACGGGGCGTCCTGTTCCTGGGAGGAACTGTGTGCCGCGAAAGGAGTCTATAATTTTCAGGAATTTATACGCAGGGCTCTGAAAGATGAGAGAGATGTGGCTGAATTGGCCAAAGAATTGCTTGTGTGCAATGGGGAGCTTTTGATTGTGTCTGACGAGGTAGGATATGGAGTGGTGCCTATCGACGCGTTTGAGCGCAGATATCGGGAGACGGTGGGAAGAGTTTGTACAGAGTTGGCTGCAGCCTCTTCGAGAGTTCACCGGGTGATTTGCGGAATAGGGACGGTGATTAAGGATGCTTAA